In Candidatus Flexicrinis affinis, the following are encoded in one genomic region:
- a CDS encoding 1-acyl-sn-glycerol-3-phosphate acyltransferase — protein MDSSLSPAVRDYIARQPSLGWRRTAFNGLLRLLVRVLIDFDVTGIENIPPRGPTILMMNHISGIDPGLCMAAVRTRHVVPMSKIENFRSPIWGPFLWWYGAYKVRRGEVDREALMNSIALLKSGLMILIAPEGTRSPHGLQEPKDGMTYVATKADAIILPTGISGAQHFKRHFPRRTPVQLHFGRPFRFKTGGRARIPRDELSMMTRESMIQLALAIRDPTLRGAYADMPATTETLEFVDPQAM, from the coding sequence GTGGACTCCTCCCTTTCCCCTGCCGTACGCGACTACATCGCCCGTCAGCCCAGCCTCGGCTGGCGCCGGACGGCATTCAACGGACTGCTGCGCCTGCTCGTGCGCGTGCTGATCGACTTCGACGTGACGGGCATCGAGAACATCCCGCCGCGCGGCCCGACCATCCTGATGATGAATCACATCAGCGGGATCGACCCCGGGCTGTGCATGGCGGCGGTGCGGACGCGCCACGTCGTGCCGATGAGCAAGATCGAGAATTTTCGTTCGCCCATCTGGGGGCCGTTTCTGTGGTGGTACGGCGCTTACAAGGTGCGCCGTGGCGAGGTCGACCGCGAGGCGTTGATGAACTCGATCGCCTTGCTCAAGAGCGGGCTGATGATCCTGATTGCCCCGGAGGGCACGCGCTCTCCACACGGATTGCAGGAGCCCAAGGACGGTATGACGTACGTGGCGACCAAAGCCGATGCGATCATCCTGCCCACCGGCATCAGCGGAGCGCAGCACTTCAAACGCCACTTTCCTCGGCGTACGCCCGTGCAGCTTCACTTCGGACGCCCATTCCGCTTCAAGACCGGCGGGCGGGCGCGCATCCCCCGCGACGAACTGTCGATGATGACCCGCGAGTCGATGATTCAGCTCGCGCTCGCCATCCGTGACCCGACCCTGCGCGGCGCCTACGCCGATATGCCCGCCACCACTGAGACGCTCGAGTTCGTCGACCCGCAGGCGATGTAA
- a CDS encoding CotH kinase family protein has protein sequence MLVKTAAAALLALAVLAVPAAAQDVERPEGWDDYSHSNDTDPDYAVVFPQDAVNTITITIDPDTWQAMLDDMTGLYGEFGARQQVGGPRIDRAQPGEPPGGQPPADNVQRPQDPGGGFGVRGMSFADENPIWVAVNLEYNGQTWTNVGMRFKGNSSLASTWGSGIYKLPFKLDFDEFEDDYPEIDNQRFYGFKQLSFSSNWSDDSLLREKVTADVFREAGVPAAQTAFYAVYIDYGEGPVYFGLYTAVEVIEDTVIDTQFEDNDGNVYKPEGTGATFAAGTFDEDSFDKETNEEEADYSDILALYDALHADTRQSDPAAWRAGLEAVFDVDGFLLWMAANTVAQNWDTYGQMSHNYYLYNDPATGLLTWIPWDNNMALGDGMGGGRGGFPGNQGGEGRVLRAAGPGLVTADGAASFEKTGVTEQWPLIRFLMDDPMYHNTYVEYVDQVSTGAFEPVKMQATYEALHALIAPYVVGENGERAGYSNLSSSDAFSAALDQLIQHAQTRFTLAQEYVAAERTAD, from the coding sequence ATGCTCGTAAAGACCGCCGCCGCTGCCCTGCTCGCGCTCGCTGTTTTGGCAGTGCCCGCAGCGGCTCAGGATGTCGAACGGCCCGAAGGCTGGGACGACTACTCTCACAGCAATGACACCGATCCGGACTACGCGGTGGTCTTCCCGCAAGACGCGGTCAATACGATCACCATCACGATCGACCCCGACACGTGGCAGGCCATGCTCGATGACATGACCGGGTTGTACGGCGAGTTCGGCGCGCGGCAGCAGGTCGGCGGTCCGAGGATCGATCGCGCTCAGCCGGGTGAGCCACCCGGCGGCCAACCCCCGGCCGACAACGTCCAGCGCCCGCAAGACCCGGGCGGAGGTTTCGGCGTGCGCGGCATGTCGTTCGCTGACGAGAACCCAATATGGGTTGCTGTGAATCTCGAGTATAACGGCCAGACGTGGACAAACGTCGGCATGCGCTTCAAGGGCAATTCCAGCCTTGCCAGCACGTGGGGCAGTGGGATCTACAAGCTGCCATTCAAGCTCGATTTCGATGAATTCGAGGACGACTATCCCGAGATCGATAACCAGCGGTTCTATGGCTTCAAGCAGTTGAGCTTCTCCAGCAATTGGAGCGACGATTCCCTGCTGCGCGAGAAGGTCACCGCCGACGTCTTCCGCGAGGCCGGCGTACCCGCCGCCCAGACCGCCTTCTACGCCGTGTATATCGACTATGGCGAAGGCCCGGTCTACTTCGGCCTGTATACCGCCGTCGAGGTGATTGAAGACACCGTTATCGACACGCAGTTCGAGGACAACGACGGCAACGTCTATAAGCCGGAAGGTACTGGCGCGACCTTCGCCGCCGGCACGTTCGACGAAGACAGCTTCGACAAGGAGACGAACGAGGAAGAAGCCGACTACAGCGACATCCTCGCGCTGTACGACGCGCTGCACGCCGATACACGACAGAGCGACCCGGCGGCGTGGCGCGCCGGGTTGGAGGCGGTGTTCGACGTCGACGGCTTCCTGCTGTGGATGGCCGCCAACACCGTCGCGCAGAACTGGGACACCTACGGCCAGATGTCGCACAACTACTACCTCTACAATGACCCGGCCACCGGCCTGCTCACGTGGATTCCGTGGGATAACAACATGGCGCTGGGAGATGGCATGGGTGGCGGCCGCGGTGGATTTCCCGGCAATCAAGGCGGCGAAGGGCGGGTGCTCCGCGCTGCCGGCCCCGGCCTCGTCACCGCCGACGGCGCAGCGTCATTCGAGAAGACTGGTGTGACCGAGCAGTGGCCGTTGATCCGCTTCCTGATGGACGATCCGATGTATCACAACACCTATGTCGAATACGTCGATCAGGTCAGCACGGGTGCCTTCGAACCGGTCAAGATGCAGGCCACTTACGAGGCGCTGCACGCGTTGATCGCCCCCTACGTCGTCGGTGAGAACGGCGAACGGGCCGGCTACTCTAATCTCAGTTCGTCCGACGCGTTCTCGGCTGCGCTCGACCAGTTGATCCAGCACGCGCAAACCCGCTTCACGCTCGCTCAGGAGTACGTGGCCGCGGAGCGCACGGCAGACTAA
- a CDS encoding DUF4956 domain-containing protein, with amino-acid sequence MPALLESAAGFALNLLIAFIIVRVIYFPNHREKTYVFTFFALNTVVYFVMGLLASAELSLGVGFGLFAIFSILRYRTDTIPIHDMTYLFVLIALPVLNSILIAQQAFGPFVVSNLAVMGVLYILEQGWGFRYEAHKKITYERIEMIRPENWSALIEDIQQRTGLPITRIEIGRLNFLRDTADIYLYYDPRQLETSEVRVSSRRNGDFADDD; translated from the coding sequence ATGCCAGCGTTGCTTGAATCGGCGGCAGGATTTGCGCTGAATCTGCTCATCGCATTCATCATCGTCCGCGTGATCTACTTCCCCAACCACCGCGAAAAGACGTACGTGTTTACGTTCTTCGCGCTGAACACGGTCGTCTACTTCGTCATGGGGCTGCTCGCCAGTGCGGAACTCAGCCTCGGCGTCGGGTTCGGGTTGTTCGCAATCTTTTCGATCCTACGCTACCGCACCGATACCATCCCCATTCATGACATGACGTACCTGTTCGTGCTGATCGCGCTGCCGGTCCTGAACTCGATTCTGATCGCGCAGCAGGCGTTCGGCCCGTTCGTGGTGTCGAACCTCGCGGTGATGGGCGTGCTCTATATTCTCGAGCAGGGGTGGGGCTTCCGCTACGAGGCGCACAAGAAGATCACCTACGAGCGCATTGAAATGATCCGGCCCGAGAACTGGTCTGCGCTCATCGAGGACATCCAGCAGCGTACCGGCCTACCCATCACACGCATTGAGATCGGCCGCCTCAATTTTCTGCGCGACACCGCCGATATCTATCTCTACTACGATCCACGCCAGCTTGAAACGTCCGAGGTGCGCGTTTCGAGCCGCCGCAACGGCGACTTCGCCGACGACGATTAA
- a CDS encoding polyphosphate polymerase domain-containing protein translates to MDSTDRLSFIPLTGVRAAVERFAPVSLAEMTAAALLDRVDTKFTMTVDQLDSVLARLMSDYRVLSIDGTRICQYSTVYFDTPDFDIYMQHHNGWSDRYKVRARRYVDTNVAFFEIKHRTNRNRTIKSRIPLGDVDDALDGTADSFLDSHSLYHACDLEPKLWNDYLRITLVGLRHVERVTLDLNVAFAWGTSRTLLDGIVIAEVKQPRISRMSPFIQQMRRLGVRPASMSKYCTGVARLYPNVKSNNFKPMLRRIEKLAQGGRNASVA, encoded by the coding sequence ATGGACAGCACCGACCGCCTCTCCTTCATTCCGTTAACCGGCGTCCGCGCCGCCGTCGAGCGCTTTGCGCCGGTTTCTCTCGCCGAGATGACCGCTGCCGCCCTGCTTGATCGTGTGGACACCAAGTTCACGATGACCGTCGATCAACTGGACAGCGTGCTTGCCCGCTTGATGTCCGACTACCGGGTATTGAGCATCGACGGGACGCGCATCTGCCAATACAGCACCGTCTACTTCGACACACCGGATTTTGACATTTATATGCAGCATCACAACGGCTGGTCGGATCGCTACAAGGTGCGCGCGCGTCGCTACGTCGATACGAATGTGGCGTTCTTTGAAATCAAGCACCGCACCAATCGCAACCGCACGATCAAGTCGCGCATCCCGCTGGGCGACGTGGACGATGCGCTGGACGGCACGGCGGACAGCTTTCTGGACTCACACTCGCTGTATCACGCCTGCGACCTCGAACCGAAGCTGTGGAACGACTACCTGCGCATCACGCTGGTCGGCTTGCGCCACGTCGAGCGCGTGACGCTCGACCTGAACGTGGCCTTCGCGTGGGGTACCTCGCGCACGCTGCTCGACGGCATCGTCATCGCCGAGGTCAAGCAGCCCCGCATCTCGCGCATGTCGCCGTTCATTCAGCAGATGCGCCGGTTGGGCGTGCGGCCCGCGTCGATGAGCAAATACTGCACGGGTGTCGCGCGCCTGTATCCCAACGTCAAATCGAACAACTTCAAACCGATGCTTCGCCGCATCGAGAAGCTCGCACAAGGAGGCCGTAATGCCAGCGTTGCTTGA
- the mgrA gene encoding L-glyceraldehyde 3-phosphate reductase, with protein sequence MSAYRADEQRYERIGYRRTGRSGIRLPLISLGLWHNFGGVDMYENGRAMVLRAFDLGITHFDLANNYGPPPGSAEENFGRMLARDLKPYRDELIISTKAGYLMWPGPYGEWGSRKYLIASLDQSLKRMGLDYVDIFYSHRPDPDTPFEETMSALDFAVRSGRALYVGLSNYSAEQTRAAARILKDLGTPCLIHQPRYNMFDRWVEGGLIDVLDDEGIGAIPFSPLAQGLLTNRYLNGIPADSRAASDTSPFLSARDVDATLVKVRRLNEIAHSRGQNLSQMAVNWLLRLPTITSVLIGASKVSQVEDIVGGLSNAQFSVQELNEIEHVLAM encoded by the coding sequence ATGAGCGCATACCGCGCGGATGAACAGCGTTACGAGAGGATCGGCTACCGGCGGACAGGCCGCAGTGGCATACGGCTTCCGCTGATCTCGCTGGGGCTGTGGCATAACTTCGGCGGGGTCGATATGTACGAGAACGGGCGGGCGATGGTGCTGCGTGCGTTCGATCTCGGTATTACGCACTTCGACCTCGCCAACAATTACGGTCCTCCACCCGGCTCGGCCGAGGAGAACTTCGGGCGCATGTTGGCGCGCGACCTCAAGCCGTACCGCGACGAGCTGATCATCTCGACCAAGGCGGGCTACCTGATGTGGCCGGGGCCGTACGGCGAGTGGGGCTCGCGCAAGTATTTGATCGCCAGCCTCGACCAAAGCCTCAAGCGCATGGGGCTCGACTACGTCGACATCTTCTACAGCCACCGCCCTGACCCGGACACGCCGTTCGAGGAAACCATGAGCGCGCTGGACTTCGCCGTGCGCTCCGGGCGCGCGCTATATGTCGGCCTGAGTAACTACAGCGCCGAGCAGACCCGCGCCGCCGCGCGCATCCTGAAAGACCTCGGCACGCCGTGCCTGATCCATCAGCCGCGCTACAACATGTTCGATCGCTGGGTCGAGGGTGGCCTGATCGACGTGCTAGATGACGAAGGAATCGGGGCGATTCCGTTCTCGCCGCTGGCGCAGGGCCTGCTCACGAACCGGTATCTGAACGGCATCCCGGCAGATTCGCGGGCGGCTAGCGACACGTCGCCGTTCCTGTCTGCGCGCGATGTCGACGCGACGCTCGTCAAGGTGCGTCGTCTCAACGAGATCGCCCATTCGCGCGGGCAGAACTTGTCGCAGATGGCTGTCAATTGGCTACTGCGCCTGCCGACGATCACATCGGTGCTGATCGGCGCGAGCAAAGTGTCGCAGGTCGAGGACATCGTCGGCGGGCTGTCCAACGCGCAGTTCAGCGTGCAGGAACTCAACGAGATCGAGCACGTGCTGGCGATGTAA
- a CDS encoding substrate-binding domain-containing protein, which translates to MISPQAAINARGLRIPDDVAVVGFDNILDISEGLWPQLTTIQLPHFEMGRFAVEDLFSSKPGHHVPIHHKVDCPLVIRAST; encoded by the coding sequence ATGATCTCCCCGCAGGCCGCGATCAATGCGCGCGGCCTGCGCATTCCGGACGACGTAGCAGTGGTCGGTTTCGACAACATCCTCGACATTTCCGAGGGGTTGTGGCCGCAGCTCACGACCATCCAACTGCCGCACTTCGAGATGGGCCGCTTCGCGGTCGAAGACTTGTTCAGCAGCAAGCCCGGCCATCACGTGCCTATCCACCACAAGGTCGACTGCCCGCTGGTGATTCGCGCGTCGACTTGA
- a CDS encoding acyltransferase, whose translation MSSGSSQRSRLEFLDAVRGVAALYVMLYHARELLFEGFHNGATAEAMDPFSRTIAYTSISLSFAHQAVVLFFVLSGFVIHLRYARSLHESQDEARLDVGRFYYRRIRRLGPALILAFVLTLALDLIGTSQAYALYAKASPYSDINALIFNDHDLGRGLGYFLLGSGLQTWGTNTPLWSLRLEIWFYALYPILWLLARRHIVLTALVVALAFLADAFVFKGGGVIRAVFIALPSWWAGALLAESYVGRLAIPLARMRWLAILLAGLPILQLSPLAPVIGEPLLDIAWACGFVGLLAWLLHGQDRIADWRIWHWLKPLGDSSYTLYVIHFPIFVLMGAWLMAQSGDGTLPRHPGWIPVGAAIALISAYLLHFIVEKPFMTAPRRRPQ comes from the coding sequence ATGTCGTCGGGATCATCGCAAAGGTCGCGCCTAGAATTCTTGGACGCCGTACGCGGCGTCGCGGCCTTGTACGTCATGTTGTACCACGCCCGTGAACTGCTGTTTGAAGGATTTCACAACGGCGCGACGGCCGAGGCAATGGATCCGTTCTCGCGGACAATTGCCTACACGTCGATCTCGCTGTCGTTTGCGCATCAAGCGGTCGTCCTCTTTTTCGTGTTGTCGGGGTTCGTCATCCACCTGCGCTATGCGCGGTCGCTGCACGAGTCGCAGGACGAAGCCCGGCTCGACGTTGGCCGCTTCTACTACAGGCGCATTCGGCGGCTTGGCCCAGCCCTGATTCTGGCGTTTGTCCTCACGCTGGCGCTCGATTTGATCGGGACGAGTCAGGCCTATGCGCTCTACGCGAAGGCATCACCCTACAGCGACATCAATGCGCTGATCTTTAACGACCACGATCTGGGACGGGGCCTCGGATACTTCCTGCTGGGTTCGGGGCTGCAAACGTGGGGCACCAATACACCATTGTGGTCGCTTCGGTTGGAAATCTGGTTCTACGCGTTGTATCCGATTCTTTGGCTGCTTGCGAGACGCCATATCGTCCTCACGGCGCTCGTCGTCGCCCTTGCCTTTCTGGCGGATGCGTTTGTCTTCAAGGGGGGAGGCGTGATTCGCGCGGTATTCATCGCGCTGCCGTCGTGGTGGGCCGGGGCGCTGCTCGCGGAAAGCTACGTCGGACGTCTGGCAATTCCTTTAGCACGTATGCGCTGGCTCGCTATCCTGCTTGCAGGTCTGCCTATACTGCAGCTCTCGCCGCTGGCACCTGTGATTGGTGAGCCGCTGCTGGATATCGCGTGGGCGTGCGGATTTGTCGGCTTGCTGGCGTGGCTGCTCCATGGACAGGATCGCATTGCCGATTGGCGAATCTGGCACTGGCTGAAGCCTCTGGGCGACAGCTCTTACACGCTATATGTCATTCACTTCCCGATATTCGTGCTGATGGGAGCGTGGTTGATGGCTCAATCGGGCGACGGCACGCTGCCACGGCATCCCGGGTGGATTCCGGTCGGGGCCGCAATCGCCCTGATTTCGGCGTATCTGCTGCATTTCATTGTGGAGAAGCCGTTCATGACCGCGCCGCGTCGACGGCCGCAATGA
- a CDS encoding peroxiredoxin: MPAKGQPMPEFELPNQDGQVVKLSDLRGKRVVLFAFPKANTSGCTTQACGFRDRFANILTKNATVFGISADPQNDLKKWKDQEGLQYDLLSDLDHAYLEALGVWQEKSMYGKKYWGIVRSHWVIDENGNVLDEQIKITPEDSVQKAYDLLG, from the coding sequence ATGCCGGCCAAAGGCCAACCGATGCCCGAATTTGAACTGCCCAATCAAGATGGGCAGGTCGTCAAGCTGAGCGACCTGCGCGGCAAGCGCGTGGTGTTGTTCGCCTTCCCCAAGGCCAACACGAGCGGATGCACCACGCAGGCGTGCGGGTTCCGCGACCGTTTCGCCAATATCCTGACCAAGAACGCGACGGTGTTCGGCATTAGTGCCGACCCGCAGAATGACCTCAAGAAGTGGAAGGATCAGGAAGGCTTGCAGTACGATCTGCTGAGCGACCTCGACCACGCGTATCTTGAAGCGCTCGGCGTGTGGCAGGAGAAGTCGATGTACGGCAAGAAATACTGGGGCATCGTGCGCTCGCACTGGGTGATCGACGAGAACGGCAACGTCCTCGACGAACAGATCAAGATCACGCCGGAAGACAGCGTCCAGAAGGCGTACGACCTGCTCGGCTAA
- a CDS encoding cation-translocating P-type ATPase, which produces MAAWLHEKETVLGRLAVDPAYGLTTAEAEKRAAKYGPNALTEKGVESPLKILLAQLTDPLVMILIGAAVVSALLGETKSVIAIALIVIANAALGVSQEYRAEQAIAALQKMSAPNVRVRRDGREGEIPPTTLVPGDIVVLEAGSIVPADGRVIESVNMSVQEASLTGESLAVEKNTDALVNPTTPIGDRHNMVYMGTSVTYGRGIAVITSTGMHTELGHIANLIATVESEPTPLQRRMAELGKALFFFSLGIVAIGTILGLINGGTIQETFLNGVAMAVAVVPEGLPAVVTIALALGAQRMLRRRALIRKLPAVETLGSVTTICSDKTGTLTQNLMTVKSIYFAEGRDNVIDVNLRQQGASIFRLDTDRKMYNYRPVRENVEATLLTGAALCNDALPQFSSENAFHILGDPTEAALLAAAGVHGLLKAELEKHMPRIAEVPFSSERKRMTTIHAVNGKVPFATVEHNANPYETSVIPVYDGSQFPPYVAFMKGAVEQMIEVCDAIRVHNDIFSMDTVHVHPEHNPDGLTYRERVLAKDAEKASEGLRVLGIAYKNLDTLPKKVDVEQVEHGFTFLGFVAMIDPPRPEVMDAVARCITAGIRPVMITGDHPATAFAIGKELQIINAPDYETAKKAGHIYTGREISIMSEDQLRDAVKRASVFARVSPEHKLNIVQALQEQNHIVSMTGDGVNDAPALKKADIGVAMGITGTAVSKEASSMVILDDNFATIVAAAEEGRTIYDNVRKFIKYILGSNIGEVGVLFVTQLLRLPLPLNTLQILWMNLVTDGLPALALSVEKGEADAMQRPPHDPRESIFSRGLGWYLIRVGVVIGMLGLAVVTLVPVQRVDGTVISYFGQFVQTSQGFAVAAPSEYGSALWSTMVFTALVFVQMGHALAVRSERYPIWKIGYGTNKAVIGAIGLTVALQLGLLYVPFLQDFFGTVPLPPIDFVICVFLAVVTYAFVEMDKVFIVRRNKPANGVKAQS; this is translated from the coding sequence TTGGCAGCGTGGTTACACGAAAAAGAAACCGTCTTGGGCCGCCTCGCGGTCGATCCGGCCTACGGCCTGACGACGGCCGAAGCGGAGAAGCGCGCTGCCAAGTACGGCCCCAACGCACTTACCGAAAAAGGCGTCGAATCGCCGCTCAAGATCCTGCTGGCACAGCTCACCGATCCGTTGGTCATGATCCTGATCGGCGCGGCGGTCGTGTCGGCTTTGCTGGGCGAAACCAAGAGCGTGATCGCGATCGCCTTGATCGTTATCGCAAACGCGGCGCTCGGCGTGTCGCAGGAGTACCGCGCAGAGCAGGCCATCGCCGCGCTGCAAAAGATGAGCGCACCGAATGTGCGCGTCCGGCGCGATGGCCGTGAAGGCGAGATACCACCGACTACGCTTGTGCCGGGCGATATCGTCGTGCTTGAGGCCGGCAGTATTGTGCCCGCCGACGGCCGTGTGATCGAATCGGTAAACATGAGCGTGCAAGAGGCATCGCTCACCGGCGAGTCGCTGGCGGTGGAAAAGAACACCGATGCGCTGGTCAACCCGACTACGCCCATCGGCGATCGGCACAACATGGTGTACATGGGCACGTCGGTCACCTACGGGCGTGGCATCGCCGTCATCACTTCGACGGGCATGCATACCGAACTGGGCCATATCGCAAACCTGATCGCCACCGTCGAATCCGAACCGACCCCGCTGCAGCGCCGCATGGCGGAATTGGGCAAGGCGCTGTTCTTCTTCTCGCTCGGCATTGTCGCTATCGGCACGATCCTCGGCCTCATCAACGGCGGCACGATTCAAGAGACGTTCCTCAATGGTGTGGCGATGGCTGTGGCGGTCGTGCCGGAAGGTCTGCCGGCAGTCGTCACGATCGCGCTGGCGCTGGGCGCTCAGCGGATGCTGCGCCGCCGTGCGCTCATCCGCAAGCTGCCCGCCGTCGAAACGCTCGGCTCGGTGACCACTATCTGCTCGGATAAGACGGGCACGCTCACACAGAACCTGATGACGGTCAAGTCGATCTACTTCGCAGAAGGCCGCGACAACGTCATCGATGTCAACTTGCGTCAGCAAGGCGCGAGCATCTTCCGCCTAGACACCGACCGCAAGATGTACAACTACCGCCCCGTGCGCGAGAACGTCGAGGCGACGCTGCTGACCGGCGCGGCCCTGTGCAACGATGCCCTTCCGCAGTTCTCCAGCGAGAACGCGTTCCACATCCTCGGCGATCCGACCGAAGCGGCGCTGCTGGCCGCCGCCGGCGTACACGGATTGTTGAAGGCCGAGCTTGAAAAACACATGCCGCGTATCGCGGAAGTCCCGTTCTCGTCCGAGCGTAAGCGCATGACCACGATTCATGCGGTGAACGGCAAGGTGCCGTTTGCGACCGTCGAACATAACGCCAACCCGTACGAGACCAGCGTCATACCGGTCTACGATGGCAGCCAATTCCCGCCGTACGTGGCGTTCATGAAGGGCGCCGTCGAGCAGATGATAGAAGTGTGCGACGCGATCCGCGTCCACAACGACATCTTCAGCATGGACACCGTGCACGTGCATCCGGAGCACAACCCCGACGGACTGACCTATCGCGAGCGTGTGCTCGCCAAGGATGCCGAAAAGGCCTCCGAAGGGCTGCGTGTGCTGGGTATCGCCTACAAGAACCTCGACACGCTGCCGAAGAAGGTCGATGTCGAGCAGGTCGAGCACGGCTTCACGTTCCTCGGCTTCGTGGCAATGATCGACCCGCCGCGCCCCGAGGTCATGGACGCCGTCGCGCGCTGCATCACCGCCGGCATTCGCCCGGTGATGATCACCGGCGACCACCCGGCGACAGCCTTCGCCATCGGCAAGGAACTCCAGATCATCAACGCCCCGGACTACGAGACGGCCAAGAAGGCCGGACACATCTACACGGGCCGCGAAATCTCGATCATGAGCGAAGACCAGCTGCGCGATGCGGTCAAGCGCGCGTCCGTATTTGCCCGTGTCTCGCCGGAACACAAGCTCAACATCGTACAGGCGCTGCAGGAACAGAATCACATCGTGAGCATGACCGGTGACGGCGTCAATGACGCGCCGGCGCTCAAGAAGGCCGACATCGGCGTGGCGATGGGCATCACCGGCACGGCGGTCAGTAAGGAAGCCTCGTCGATGGTCATCCTCGACGACAACTTCGCCACGATCGTGGCCGCGGCCGAGGAAGGCCGCACGATCTATGACAACGTGCGCAAGTTCATCAAGTACATCCTCGGCAGCAACATCGGCGAGGTCGGCGTGCTTTTCGTCACCCAATTGCTGCGCCTGCCGCTGCCGCTCAACACGCTGCAAATCCTGTGGATGAACCTGGTCACCGACGGTCTGCCGGCGCTCGCGCTCAGCGTTGAGAAGGGCGAGGCCGACGCTATGCAGCGCCCGCCGCACGACCCGCGCGAGAGCATCTTCAGCCGCGGCTTGGGCTGGTACCTGATCCGCGTCGGTGTCGTGATCGGTATGCTCGGCCTTGCGGTGGTCACGCTTGTGCCGGTCCAGCGCGTAGACGGCACGGTCATCTCGTACTTCGGTCAGTTCGTTCAGACATCGCAGGGTTTCGCGGTCGCTGCGCCGTCCGAGTACGGCAGCGCGCTGTGGAGCACGATGGTCTTCACCGCGCTGGTCTTTGTGCAGATGGGCCATGCGCTGGCCGTCCGCAGCGAGCGTTACCCGATCTGGAAGATCGGCTATGGCACCAACAAGGCGGTGATCGGCGCCATCGGCCTGACGGTCGCCTTGCAGCTCGGCCTGCTGTACGTGCCGTTCCTGCAGGACTTCTTCGGGACGGTGCCGCTGCCGCCGATCGACTTTGTCATCTGCGTGTTCCTCGCGGTCGTCACATACGCGTTCGTCGAGATGGACAAGGTCTTTATCGTCCGCCGCAATAAGCCAGCCAATGGCGTGAAGGCACAATCCTAA
- a CDS encoding SGNH/GDSL hydrolase family protein yields the protein MLPVVGLYLVIGAGLLLINRRGHGRAAAVASGLIVTWLTVGVLVGGAELALRCCYAASDTPMQWTRAGENWIRRYMAFNSLGYRDREWTAEDFAGKTVIFAVGDSFTEGWGIEDPALRFPDLLQARLGSDYAVVNLGRGGTSTLHQTQAVIDYPYAKPDIILWQYLLNDIDVAAVSNGLGWESPIPLERPALIEESHFANFIYWRLFRQGMFLSPQGISQWAWLYGAFDDSYIWSIHAQEIDRMAAYADSIGARLITVIFPNMEDPVSSIAYVDRVQQHLESLGHPDIVKMTDAAAAMPIEERVVSRADAHPSAAFNAAAADLLYPLLAGEP from the coding sequence ATGCTGCCGGTTGTCGGACTCTACCTTGTCATTGGGGCTGGACTGCTGCTGATAAATCGGCGGGGGCATGGGCGCGCCGCGGCGGTTGCCAGCGGATTGATCGTGACATGGCTGACGGTCGGCGTGCTGGTCGGCGGGGCGGAACTGGCGCTGCGCTGCTGCTACGCGGCCAGCGATACCCCGATGCAGTGGACTCGCGCGGGCGAGAATTGGATCCGGCGCTATATGGCGTTCAACAGCCTCGGTTACCGTGATCGCGAGTGGACGGCCGAGGATTTCGCCGGCAAGACCGTGATCTTCGCTGTGGGCGACTCGTTCACCGAAGGCTGGGGCATCGAAGACCCCGCCCTGCGCTTCCCCGACCTGCTGCAAGCCCGACTCGGCAGCGACTACGCGGTCGTCAACCTTGGCCGCGGCGGGACGTCTACCCTGCACCAAACCCAAGCAGTAATCGACTATCCCTACGCCAAGCCGGACATCATCCTGTGGCAGTACCTGCTCAACGACATCGATGTTGCCGCCGTGAGCAATGGGCTTGGGTGGGAGTCGCCCATTCCGCTCGAACGCCCCGCGTTGATCGAGGAATCACACTTCGCCAACTTCATCTATTGGCGGCTGTTTCGGCAGGGCATGTTCCTCTCTCCGCAAGGCATCTCGCAGTGGGCATGGCTGTACGGCGCCTTCGACGACTCATACATCTGGTCGATCCACGCGCAGGAGATTGATCGCATGGCCGCGTATGCCGACTCGATCGGCGCGCGCTTGATCACAGTAATCTTCCCGAACATGGAAGATCCGGTCAGCAGCATCGCCTACGTCGACCGCGTGCAGCAGCACCTTGAGTCGCTCGGCCATCCCGACATCGTCAAGATGACCGATGCCGCCGCAGCCATGCCGATCGAGGAGCGCGTCGTCAGCCGCGCCGACGCCCATCCCTCCGCCGCGTTCAACGCCGCCGCCGCCGATCTCCTCTACCCCTTGCTCGCCGGCGAACCGTAA